From the Leptospira sp. WS60.C2 genome, one window contains:
- a CDS encoding 7-carboxy-7-deazaguanine synthase QueE, with translation MFGKIHEIYSSISGEGISQGIPTVFVRFAGCSLRCGKTENRALWCDTPYALGPYQGESLSISSILKSIETYDKDHGFQILLTGGEPLEGKNRDMSVAIAQSIFQFRNANGKPYPASRVETNGSEKITLDPFFVFTMDYKLPGSGMEERMDAENFEILEKRHNSLDEIKFVVRDRIDFERSIEVIREQKIQTNILYSPVHGEVDAKELVEWIKIDNPPKCRLSLQIHKVLWGNQKGV, from the coding sequence ATGTTCGGTAAAATTCATGAAATCTATTCTTCTATTTCTGGCGAAGGAATCTCACAAGGGATCCCTACTGTCTTTGTGCGTTTCGCAGGATGTTCTTTACGTTGCGGTAAAACGGAAAATAGAGCGCTTTGGTGTGATACACCGTACGCACTAGGCCCATACCAAGGAGAGAGTCTATCTATCTCTTCCATTTTAAAATCCATAGAAACTTATGACAAAGACCATGGGTTTCAAATTTTACTGACTGGGGGCGAACCATTAGAAGGAAAAAACCGAGACATGTCGGTTGCCATTGCGCAATCGATCTTTCAATTTCGAAATGCAAACGGAAAACCCTATCCCGCTTCCCGTGTGGAAACCAATGGCAGTGAAAAAATCACACTCGATCCTTTTTTCGTTTTTACAATGGATTATAAATTACCTGGGTCTGGGATGGAAGAACGGATGGATGCAGAAAATTTTGAGATCTTAGAAAAGAGACATAATTCACTTGACGAAATTAAGTTCGTTGTGCGTGATAGAATCGACTTTGAGAGAAGTATCGAAGTCATTCGCGAACAAAAAATACAGACAAATATATTGTATTCGCCAGTCCACGGTGAAGTGGATGCCAAAGAACTAGTTGAATGGATTAAAATAGACAACCCACCTAAGTGTCGTTTGTCGCTTCAGATTCATAAAGTGCTTTGGGGAAATCAGAAAGGAGTTTGA
- a CDS encoding TRL-like family protein, with product MMFPIVFLQCASSGFGTQGMLYENQRISLMETGTPATKEGFACAKSYLGLVALGNASMEEAQKQGNIREITSIELETYNFLGIYAKLCTVTKGN from the coding sequence ATGATGTTTCCGATCGTGTTTTTACAATGTGCCAGTTCTGGTTTTGGAACCCAGGGTATGTTGTATGAAAACCAGAGAATCTCCCTTATGGAAACGGGAACCCCAGCCACAAAGGAAGGTTTTGCCTGTGCGAAATCCTACCTTGGGCTTGTGGCACTTGGAAATGCCTCAATGGAAGAAGCCCAGAAGCAGGGAAACATCCGAGAAATTACGTCTATTGAACTAGAAACTTACAATTTCCTCGGGATTTACGCAAAACTATGTACGGTAACAAAAGGAAATTAG
- a CDS encoding dicarboxylate/amino acid:cation symporter yields MSLPKIAFWKQIFISLLLGLAVGIGFHPETGLMSAETIKPYLSWLKLPGDLFLNLLQMIMIPLVIVSIALGVSSLKNLKDLWNLGSKTLLYFIFTTIVAVSIGILLTSITKPGNQIQTKIQNQTISVQTQSDKGTEESIPEIIANIIPKNIVNVWSKQQMLSIVFLGMILGIFFLTSKESGTALKAFCHSLESFCLWVVSTAMKLAPLAVFGLMSFAMLQIGFSLVYGLLTYILTVLAGLFLVLLFYSALLFLFTKQNPFVFFHQIREIPILGFSTSSSSSVLPYSLKIAKEKLKLKETVADFVLPLGATINMDGTALYQAVATVFLSQVYQIELSTVDLFLLVGTVTAASIGTAATPGVGLVILSSILHTFHIPIEGIAILFGVDRFLDMCRTSVNLTGDLSCAYIMNHIWKEDTQI; encoded by the coding sequence ATGTCCCTTCCCAAAATTGCTTTTTGGAAACAAATTTTCATCTCTCTGTTGTTAGGTTTAGCTGTTGGGATCGGTTTCCATCCCGAAACTGGTCTTATGAGTGCCGAAACAATCAAACCGTATCTAAGTTGGTTGAAACTTCCTGGTGACCTTTTTTTAAACCTGCTTCAAATGATCATGATACCACTTGTGATCGTTTCCATTGCGCTTGGAGTTTCGAGTTTAAAAAATTTAAAAGACCTATGGAACTTAGGAAGTAAAACCTTACTCTATTTTATTTTTACAACCATTGTCGCAGTGAGTATTGGAATCCTTTTAACTTCCATTACGAAACCGGGAAACCAAATCCAAACCAAAATTCAAAATCAAACGATTTCGGTCCAAACACAAAGCGACAAAGGAACAGAAGAATCCATTCCAGAAATTATCGCAAACATCATCCCTAAAAACATTGTGAATGTTTGGTCAAAACAACAAATGTTATCCATTGTGTTCCTAGGTATGATCCTTGGGATATTCTTTCTGACCTCAAAAGAATCAGGTACAGCGCTCAAAGCCTTTTGCCATTCTTTGGAAAGTTTTTGTTTATGGGTTGTATCAACTGCGATGAAACTAGCACCATTGGCAGTGTTTGGTCTGATGAGTTTTGCCATGTTGCAGATTGGATTCTCTTTGGTATATGGTTTACTGACTTACATTCTAACGGTGTTAGCCGGCCTCTTTTTAGTATTATTGTTTTATAGCGCCCTACTGTTTCTGTTTACGAAACAAAACCCGTTTGTGTTCTTTCACCAAATTCGTGAGATTCCAATATTGGGTTTTTCTACTTCAAGTTCTAGTTCGGTTTTGCCATATTCTTTGAAAATTGCGAAAGAAAAGTTAAAACTAAAAGAAACAGTTGCTGATTTTGTTTTACCATTGGGGGCAACCATCAATATGGATGGTACTGCTCTTTACCAAGCAGTTGCCACGGTATTCCTAAGCCAAGTATACCAAATTGAACTTAGCACAGTAGATTTGTTTTTGTTAGTTGGAACCGTCACAGCGGCATCAATTGGAACGGCTGCGACCCCTGGTGTCGGCCTTGTCATTTTATCTTCGATTCTGCATACCTTTCATATTCCGATAGAAGGCATTGCGATTCTTTTTGGTGTTGACCGGTTTTTGGATATGTGCAGAACTTCAGTAAATCTGACCGGCGATCTCTCGTGCGCTTATATCATGAACCATATCTGGAAGGAAGACACACAAATATGA
- a CDS encoding TRL domain-containing protein — MKCSVGWVWIFFLVNCLSIQIGNPSITILQNKGQSGWHSPGKLPSPGDTYVESCTTNYFGLVSIGNASYDWVSKKSRFKEIHSLDHIYKNQYFFLQELCLRITGV, encoded by the coding sequence ATGAAGTGTAGTGTTGGATGGGTTTGGATTTTCTTTTTGGTAAACTGCCTCAGCATCCAAATAGGAAATCCTTCCATCACAATACTCCAAAACAAAGGCCAATCAGGTTGGCACTCTCCAGGAAAACTACCCTCACCTGGGGACACCTATGTCGAATCTTGTACAACAAATTATTTTGGACTGGTAAGTATCGGAAACGCCAGTTATGATTGGGTATCAAAAAAATCCAGGTTCAAAGAAATTCATAGTTTGGATCATATTTATAAAAACCAATATTTCTTTTTGCAAGAATTGTGTTTGCGAATCACAGGTGTATGA
- a CDS encoding SGNH/GDSL hydrolase family protein: protein MKKISFVLLIGITLFFIHCDKKKDPLDDFESNLLCSTLAICNGETPAKTGIIGDSWTDLLFGIPLVETLRPQLENRFGYKFAGATLGGKTLQQVVSQGLQFQVIDQGGADMKVVILSLGGNDIQANLNEYIGNIPGVQAQRFAQIKANLKQLIITGNAYKIARFGGAPLKWIIHGYDYPNPFMPPVIAGSDEGCKTKFDRVGLVVPNAAEFTASQLDAFNNLLVEITREEPTLIYVDLRNTLGGRPSSRAELMLDCIHANNLGYTLLTDKLARLIYPFTNIGF from the coding sequence ATGAAAAAAATCAGTTTCGTTTTACTCATCGGAATCACACTGTTTTTCATTCACTGCGACAAAAAGAAAGACCCATTGGATGATTTTGAATCCAACTTACTTTGCTCAACACTTGCCATCTGTAACGGAGAAACTCCTGCCAAAACAGGAATCATTGGCGATAGTTGGACAGACCTTCTCTTTGGAATTCCCCTCGTGGAAACTCTCAGACCTCAGTTAGAGAATCGTTTTGGATATAAATTTGCGGGTGCTACACTTGGTGGCAAAACCTTACAACAAGTGGTGAGCCAAGGATTACAATTTCAAGTCATTGACCAAGGTGGTGCCGACATGAAAGTAGTGATACTTTCATTAGGTGGAAATGACATCCAGGCCAATTTAAATGAATACATTGGTAATATTCCTGGTGTTCAAGCCCAACGATTTGCTCAAATCAAAGCAAATCTAAAACAGCTCATCATCACTGGAAATGCATACAAAATTGCTCGATTTGGTGGAGCACCTCTCAAATGGATCATCCATGGGTATGATTATCCAAATCCATTTATGCCTCCTGTCATTGCAGGTTCTGATGAGGGTTGTAAAACCAAATTTGATCGAGTGGGTTTGGTCGTTCCCAATGCAGCCGAGTTTACAGCAAGCCAACTTGATGCCTTCAACAACTTACTTGTGGAGATCACAAGAGAAGAGCCAACTCTAATCTATGTCGATTTGCGAAATACTTTAGGTGGTAGACCAAGTTCGAGGGCTGAATTGATGTTAGATTGTATTCATGCAAATAACTTAGGATATACTTTACTAACAGATAAGTTAGCAAGATTGATCTACCCATTCACCAACATAGGATTCTAA
- a CDS encoding DEAD/DEAH box helicase gives MDIPTQLSLDFETTVEPKQSKEYGFLIDEPELGLAKITKETSTSVELFFESKEIFRTVNKSNRNLHFLSQYPESLRVWEEFPKAMELALTASQLKLTYNFNKLSSLSNSRTRLLPHQIESTFIVANSLKPRFILADEVGLGKTIEAGLAVKELMFRRGLKRVLVVAPSPLLVQWQQEMKNKFNEEFAIVRRRNFVTNGPDHWKNFNKIITSIDFIKNPRYAEEILATKWDIVVFDEAHRLRRDYSKITRGYLFAEKIARKTECLLLLTATPFRGKLEELFYLMHLVDPNILGPYHTFINDYVVGQKGDLKEKISKVLLRRRKVEVGGFTKRFAKTVRIDLSPIERAFYDETTEYVKREYNMAMGTKNRAIGFVMVVFQKLLDSSVIALLSALQKRKFMLESKFHYMKSQETTLDDWDLDETEGVEDFITELEDEEMSSFQRIKRELFTLNRLIHLGKQIKEDKKTQKLKETLYRLKKEGHKKFIIFTQFRTTQDHLQSVLEPDFKVSPFHGSLSMDEKEVAIQKFKEDYEILICTEAGGEGRNLQFANILFNYDLPWSPLKIEQRIGRIHRFGQKDNVYIFNFASKDTVAERILEVLTNKIRLFEESIGASDDLLGTIEEELDFNSSLMKFITGTKTKEELETEFDLRIQVAQKGFEKLNALVTPKVLDFNLKDYYDHTLEEREWNNSHLEEVVSEGSKFFQNQLPGSLTAIGKGSYEYKNQEGKVRKATFDSDLALTNDSLEFMAFGHPFVEKVTELLTQSNVGRKKKYIYSNELGQKILFVFQVEFEFSLKRKDLFFIEYDLKKKKSIVLTDKPKEWIEGKTYIPEKEIPLSKLEEAFIQCYPIVESEAESKKETLRKETLSIFQKEEYKVELSHQKTIRQLEEKLMRQEAAYKWDNRPEKKAVLHKTMKEIQRAKDEFTVEMRKIKNGAKIFHRIQLFQTYISI, from the coding sequence ATGGATATCCCTACTCAGTTAAGTTTAGATTTTGAAACAACGGTTGAACCAAAACAATCAAAAGAATATGGGTTTCTAATCGACGAACCTGAGTTAGGTCTCGCAAAAATAACAAAAGAAACATCTACATCAGTAGAATTATTTTTTGAATCGAAAGAAATCTTCCGAACTGTAAACAAGTCCAATCGTAATTTACATTTTTTAAGCCAATACCCTGAGTCTTTACGTGTTTGGGAAGAATTTCCAAAGGCGATGGAACTTGCCTTAACGGCAAGCCAACTCAAACTCACTTACAATTTTAATAAACTTTCATCCTTATCCAATTCTAGAACGCGACTTCTCCCTCACCAGATCGAATCTACATTCATTGTAGCAAACAGTTTAAAACCTCGTTTTATCTTAGCAGATGAAGTGGGTCTTGGAAAAACCATTGAAGCAGGTCTTGCTGTCAAAGAATTGATGTTCCGCAGGGGCTTAAAGCGAGTCTTAGTCGTTGCACCATCCCCTCTGCTCGTTCAATGGCAACAAGAAATGAAGAACAAATTCAATGAGGAGTTTGCAATCGTTCGTCGCCGTAATTTTGTGACCAATGGGCCAGACCATTGGAAAAATTTTAACAAAATCATCACATCCATCGACTTTATCAAAAACCCAAGGTATGCCGAAGAAATTTTAGCAACCAAATGGGACATTGTTGTATTTGATGAAGCACATCGACTCCGTCGTGATTATTCCAAAATCACACGCGGATATCTTTTTGCTGAAAAAATTGCACGCAAAACGGAATGTTTGCTCCTTCTCACTGCCACACCGTTTCGTGGAAAATTAGAAGAGTTATTCTATCTCATGCATTTAGTGGATCCGAATATTTTAGGTCCCTATCACACCTTTATCAACGATTACGTCGTAGGCCAAAAAGGGGATCTCAAGGAAAAAATCTCCAAAGTTCTCCTACGTCGACGTAAGGTAGAAGTGGGTGGGTTTACCAAACGTTTTGCAAAAACGGTTCGTATCGATTTATCACCCATTGAACGAGCGTTCTATGATGAAACAACTGAGTATGTAAAACGCGAATACAATATGGCAATGGGAACCAAAAACCGCGCCATTGGATTTGTGATGGTAGTGTTTCAGAAATTACTCGATTCTTCTGTCATTGCCTTACTTTCTGCTCTCCAAAAACGTAAGTTTATGTTGGAATCCAAATTCCATTATATGAAATCGCAAGAAACCACCTTGGATGACTGGGATTTGGATGAAACAGAAGGGGTAGAAGATTTTATCACTGAGCTAGAAGACGAAGAGATGTCCAGTTTTCAAAGAATCAAACGTGAGTTGTTTACTCTCAATCGATTGATCCATTTAGGAAAACAAATCAAAGAAGATAAAAAGACACAAAAACTAAAAGAAACTCTTTATCGTTTAAAAAAAGAGGGTCATAAAAAATTCATCATCTTCACACAATTCCGAACCACACAAGACCACTTACAATCTGTGTTAGAACCTGACTTTAAAGTCTCTCCTTTCCATGGATCTTTAAGTATGGATGAAAAAGAAGTGGCGATTCAAAAATTCAAAGAAGACTACGAAATTCTGATTTGTACAGAAGCAGGTGGAGAAGGACGTAACTTACAATTTGCAAACATTCTCTTCAATTACGATCTACCTTGGAGTCCGTTAAAAATTGAACAAAGGATTGGAAGGATTCATCGTTTCGGACAAAAAGACAATGTTTATATTTTTAATTTTGCTTCCAAAGACACAGTTGCGGAACGAATCTTAGAAGTACTTACCAATAAAATCCGTTTGTTTGAAGAATCAATTGGCGCTTCTGATGATTTGCTCGGAACCATCGAAGAAGAATTGGATTTTAATTCGAGTTTGATGAAATTCATCACAGGAACCAAGACCAAAGAAGAACTCGAAACCGAATTTGACCTTCGCATCCAAGTGGCGCAAAAAGGTTTTGAAAAATTAAACGCCTTAGTCACTCCCAAGGTGCTAGATTTTAACTTAAAAGACTACTACGATCATACGTTAGAAGAAAGAGAATGGAACAATAGTCACTTAGAAGAAGTTGTATCAGAAGGATCCAAATTTTTCCAAAATCAATTACCTGGTTCCTTAACAGCCATAGGTAAAGGTTCCTATGAATATAAAAATCAAGAAGGAAAAGTCAGAAAGGCAACCTTTGATTCCGATTTGGCACTTACAAATGATTCGCTTGAGTTTATGGCCTTCGGCCATCCTTTTGTAGAAAAGGTAACAGAACTTCTCACGCAAAGTAATGTCGGCCGTAAAAAAAAGTATATCTACTCAAATGAGTTAGGACAAAAAATCCTTTTTGTTTTCCAGGTTGAATTTGAATTTTCACTCAAACGAAAAGATCTCTTTTTCATCGAATACGATCTAAAAAAGAAAAAATCCATAGTATTAACTGACAAACCAAAAGAATGGATCGAAGGGAAAACCTATATCCCAGAAAAAGAAATTCCTCTCTCCAAATTAGAAGAAGCCTTTATTCAATGTTATCCGATTGTAGAATCAGAAGCTGAAAGTAAAAAAGAGACTCTTCGTAAGGAAACATTATCTATCTTCCAAAAAGAAGAATACAAGGTAGAACTTTCCCACCAAAAAACGATTCGCCAACTCGAAGAAAAATTAATGCGTCAAGAAGCTGCTTATAAATGGGACAACCGTCCTGAAAAAAAAGCAGTCCTTCACAAAACAATGAAAGAAATCCAAAGAGCAAAGGATGAGTTTACAGTGGAAATGCGCAAAATCAAAAATGGAGCGAAAATTTTCCACAGAATCCAACTTTTCCAAACATATATCAGCATTTAA